Genomic segment of Raphanus sativus cultivar WK10039 unplaced genomic scaffold, ASM80110v3 Scaffold2446, whole genome shotgun sequence:
ACAGCAGCTATTCTTAGATGATAATTCTTTTCCCCTTCGACCTTAAGCAGAACAAGCGCCACATTGTTAACAAACAGTAATCAGGTAGAACACGGATAACCGTAAGTGTATTATgtgtaaaaaaaacatataccaTAGCCACAAGCCTCTGGAAAGTAAGTCTATGTTGCTGAGATTCAACAGCAGCCAACGCAGCAGTGGCTTCTTTACCTAAGACCGCCATGTTAGCTTTAAGCTCTTGCATCTTGGCTTCCGCTAGTTGAAGCTTTGCCACGTTTTCTGGAATGGGAGCTTCTCTTACACGCACTTGCCTTCTAGATACTTCCGCTGCCTGTTTTgcttcttaaaattttaaactcacTTTTACAATACAGCCAAACACAATCATAGATTTTAAAGAAGGGTTACATGAGTCTCAGCTTCTTGTCTCATGCGGCTGTAACGTTGAGCTAAATGACGAGCATCTTCAAGAGGAGAACCGACAACCATAGCTCTCAGAGGATCCAAAACCTTAAAAGAGAGAAGTTTCCGTACGTTACCTTCTAGATTTAGTATACAAAGATCAAAACAGATAAAATACCTGAGAGGACAAAAGCTTGTTAAAGTCTTCTTGTTCTTTCTCAACATGTTTCCTAGCATCACCGTATATAGCTGCAGCCTTGGCTAGAATATTCTCATCGATGTTCTGACTGTTTTCTGTTCCATATTTACAACAGTCTTCAGCCAACTTGGTTCCTGACATGTTTAAGattacatttagtttttttttttttgaaaacaccCTCAAAAATGTAGTCACAATCAAAGCCAAGGCCTAACAACAAACACTTCTAAAAAGTACCTGCTTCAATGTGTCTAAGCCCAATGGAAGTAAATGTCTCAGCTGCTTTAATAACCTCTCTCTGGAACTCCTGTAAGCGACAATACTCTTGAAGATCAAACAAACAATCAGAGCTCATAATAACAAAGCAAGAACAAGAAAGTCAAAATTAAACCTTAGCAGAACGAGTAGAGCGGTAAAGCTTCTCGAGCTGATGATGCCTTTGCATTTCGAGCTCATCAATCACCATTACGTCTGAGCTTTCGTAGCCTGTCCCACTGAATTGCTTTATCACAGCCTACGTTACCCCCAATCACCcacgcacacacacacacaaatcaTCACCAATGTTGTGTAATAAGCAAAAACAAGTTTCTATAATACCAACACCTAAGCAGATTTTCTCCAAATTAGGAGATTCCGACATCGTATTAAACTCGAGATTCGGTGAATCAGTAGGATGGATGTTATTACCAGTTGTTGCTTAGCGACTTGGTCTCTGAGCTTACTCGCTTGTCTTCTAAACGCATCCATTTGTCACTTCTCCTGAGAATATACGAAAGAATAGGGTTTCGAGCGAGAGACAGAGAGTGTGTAGGAAGTCTCACTTCGATCGGACCAGTTTAGAAACTGACAAAACAGATCAGATCTGATTCAGAGATGGTAGAAATGTATGTTCTACTTCGTCACTAAATCTCTAATCCACGCTCACAGAGCCTGGTTGGGTCGGGTCGGATAAAAGGTCCGCGAGAATGGTTACATTGAATTTAACATCTGAAATTGAACCGAACGAGACGGTTTAGTCCGGTTAAAATGATTGTTCGCGAGTCACTATTAGGCCTTATCATTAATTTATCTAAGCTCGTTTGcataaataatttcaatttttataggTGTTAACGAAATATATGACATGGCCAGCTCACAACCACTTGTCTATTGTCCCCACTCCCCCTAAATCATTTATGTCATAACAATATACTTACCTAGTAATGATCTGAAAAGACAACCTATGTTTCTCTATTTTCTAGTtagcattgttttttttttcaatatgtaCCGACATTTACCAACTGCATTTTCAGTGagatcatgtttttttttcacaaaaaaggTTAAACCCGAACCACTAATGGAACCAAACCTAATCTCCGGGTGGGAGGTGCAACCCACAGATAGATCCTCCAGTGAGATCATGTTCCTGAGATAAATTAATTTTGGCTCCACCtaattgttgttgttttctattaaaaaaaaagggaaaatcgcataaaaaaccctcaaagtgtcacttactaacactttaaaccttgaagttttttcactaacatttttaaccttcaaagtgacatttgtatcataaaaaaccttcaaatcaaaaaattgaccggttcagcaggtaattttataaaaataattatttaattaataaaataaacaaaataaataaataaaaatccaaaaaataaataaaaatcgaaaaattctaataaaatttagaaaaatggaaaaaatcaaaaaaaataaattaaaattttagaaaattaaataaatatattaaaaattaaattattttctaaaaatattaataaaaataactaaaaagttaataataaataagattaaatttaaatagagaagaactaaataaaaagttcacaattttttttaaaaaatggaaaatataaaattcaaaatcactagtgacgatgatggtttctcacataaccattaacaatgacgataattgccatatctccaacgatagtttccaacatcatcttgaaaatgacaaaacaaaatctttttcaaacttttgaattttcatttttttgaaatatatgaatttttatttttctgtttttttaatttgatcacatttagttttgaattttaattttctaaattttaattaattttctgatttttctaattttttctaattttttgattttattaattaatatataattacataagaatcaaaaaagttagaaaaaaatccgaaattaattattatttagaaaattaaaattcaaaaataaatgagatcaaactaaaaacagaaaataaaaaaattcatatatttcaaaaaaatgaaaattcaaaagtttgaaaaatatttttttgtcattttaagatgatgttggaaactatcattggagatatgacaattatcgtcattgttaatggttatgtgagaaaccatcatcgtcacttgtgaattttgaattttgagttttatattttccattttaaaaaaaaactttgaactttttatttagttcttttctatttaaatttaatcttatttattattaatttttagttatttttattaatattttagaaaataatttaatttttaatatatttatttaattttctaaatttttttttttgatttcttttttttttgtaaatttattaaaattttcgattttttttatttttggattttatttatttattttgttttattttattaattaaataattatttttgaaaaattacttgctgaaccggtcaatttttttatttggaggttttttatgatacaaatgtcactttgaaggttaaaagtgttagtgaaaaaacttcaaggtttaaagtgctagtaagtgacactttaaGGGttttttttatgcgattttccctttaaaaaaatcattgcaACAGAGGTAATGTTATCGGAACAGAGCCTCAATTTGTGTAAGTCGTCTTTATATAGTGGTATAAAACTTAGCATCTAAAACCGACGTTTACACCTTTGGCTTGGGCTATCTGATCCGGAAGGACATCTGTCTTAGTTTTTAGTTATTGCAATGTTTACAAAAAATCTCTTAACAATTGTGTTTTCATTGGTTACATCAATTGAAATGACTTGAGATCTGAAAAACGGACCAAACACGGGTAACAAATGAAACAAACGCggaaacaaattaataaaaaacaaaaacagtaaTGAGTGTGATTTGGCAGTAAATGTATATAAGTAAAATCACACAGAACTTTCCCACTTCTACCATTTTGAGTTTCGAAACTTTACGGCTCCCAACTTGTACATTTAccgcgagagagagagagaaaagggaaGAGACAAGCCAGGATCCGCCATACCTGTACAGATCCCCACCATCCaaaaggaaaccctaatcaTGCCTCCAGGTGCTAAGAAAAGGAAAGCTGCAAAGAAaaagcagcaacaacaacaagaagcatCTTCTACTCAAACCAATCTCATACCCACCAATCATGGTGAAGTTATCATCCCACTACTTAGTACCTACCCTTCTCTTTTGCTTTTTTATTATTGTCTATCTGTTTGTCTCTCTGTATCTCAATTATTCAATCTCTACTACACGTTTAGGCAACCTTTCTTGTTTGTCGAGGATGAGTctcttctctatatatatatatagatccttcaaagtttggatttttattgcTGTGCTCACTGATCCAACCAAATGGGTATCTACTTTTATTCAGTTTCTTATAGTTTTCTATGTCAGATTCATGATTATTATTGAAAGTTTGTATCTTTTTGCTCATTTATGTGGATCTCTGATGGTTCTTGATTTGGTTTGGAACAGTCACTAAGTCCTTCTTTGTTctgtaattttattattgttttgccTACTCTGAAACTGATTTGATTTGTTAAACCGGTGTTTTAGATTCGAGCGAAGAAGATTCTGTCAGAAGTACCGACAAGGACTCTGATGAGCGGATAGAGATCGCTGATTCAAGCCGTGATCATGACAAGAACTCTACCAGCAGCAGTAGTAGCAGCAGCAGCTCGGATGATGAATCTAGTGaagttaagaagaagaagaagaaggagagtggTGAATCTGTCTCTGAAGCAATCACTGCTAATGTGATCGTAGAGAGTATCGGTTTGATGGATTCAGCTACTCCTAGTGATCCAAACACCGAAAAAGTGATTGAAATCGCGACTGTTGGTACAGTGGTCTCAGCCGAGAATGAGGAGAGTTCTTTGCCTAAACCAAACGAGATCACTGCTGAGGTTTCTCTTGCCTCTGATGAGGTTAAGCAGGCGTCTTCAAGTGCAACCACCGCTGTTAAAAAAGAAACTGAGGGAAAAGCTTCGTCTCTTGCTCCTGAAGTCAGCAAGGAGTCTGACGCTACTACCAGTTCTCATGAAGAAGAGGTGATCCTTTATTGTGTTAATCTATTTGATTTGGTTCACATTTTTATTGTGTTGCTtatgttaccaaaaaaataataaagactATACTCAATATTCTCTCAGGGTTCCGTGGGACCAACACATGGAGTTGCGGAAAGAACCTCATGGTTAAGTTGTTGCGGCTTGTTTGATGTGGTCACAGGATCCAGTAGATAAACTCAGGTAACTTTGAGCGTGTAGCTCTATATAACATCAATAGCATTGTCAATTGAGCTGTGGGTGTAAACAGAAGTATCATGAGTTTGTTGACACTCTTGTTTCAAATCGCAGAAACAGAGTTTTCTTCATGAACTTAGAAGCTACAGAAGTGTTATCACAGCTAAGGATTCTCGGTTTTCTTATATCAAGGTTACCTGTGAAAATTCACAAACACACACATTGTCTTACTTCTAGTAGTCTTCAAGGCAGGCTTGTCTGTAGTTTTTCTGCTCTTTTATAAGTCCTTACAGGTTCTCTTCCCTTTTGCTCTGTACGATTCCTTGTCTGTTGTCGTTTTTTCTGTTCTCTCAGGTTGTGAGACTGTTGTTGGCCAATTAATGTATTGATTATTTCTCTAGGGATGAgctaatactatattttaatcTAACATTAGCGTTTCATAAGAAGTGTGTAAAGATTTCTGTAAAGCAAATACCAGACTccagaagaagataaaaaaactctGGTCCAAGAACACTAAAGATTCAGAATGATCAAAATGTTGTTATTTCTGTTCATACATGAATGCCTCTAACAGGGCCAGAGACTTCCATATTCATATTCTTCTTATGAGCAAACTGAAAAGTTTCATAAtcctcaaaaagaaaaagatacagAGCACAACAACCGGTTCAGTATAAATGGTTCTTAGACCGGTTCAATTGGATTAGTTCGTTGCCGGTTAAgatgaaataatcaaattaaatactTTGCGCTGACCAATAATCCTAAAAGACATTTTGGTAGAAGACATGACCTCTGTGTTCCCCCGTTGTTTGGTCTCatcttctacttcttcttcgGCGTCTATCTCTCTTCCCAACCGTCCTCCACTAAGGTTAGTTCCGTCTTGCTCTTATTAGTCCGAAAGTTTGAGAATTTTTGAAAGGTTTCTTGATTATGCATCAAAAGGTACGCCGTGCTTGGTGCTGGTTTTGCTGGAATCTCTGTTGCGTGGCACCTTCTTAAGGTACTTACATCTCATATCTCTCTAGTCTTGGTCCAAATTTAACATCTTTTTTGGCCAAATGTTTTTGTTCTTGGGCAGGACTGTCCAAAGGAGGTGAGTTTAAGTGTAGATGTATATGATGAGGTTGGCATAGGAGGTGGTGCTTCTGGAGTTTCTGGAGGGCTCCTCCACCCTTATTCTCCTAAAggtaaaattaaaagttttccGCCTTTTAGAATTTAGTGACAGTCTACTCTGATTCAACAgcaaagagttttttttttttttttgagtcgGTTAAAAGTTTAGTTTCATAAAAGACTCTTTTACACTTTAGGCAAGCTTCTTTGGCATGGTGCTGAGTGTTGGAGAGAGTGTTTAGAGCTCTTAAGTGTTGCCGAGACAGcagcagcttcttcttcttctgatgcTGTGGAGAAGGGAGATTGTAACCAGGGTTTTGGAAATTTTATGGTTCGAAGAAGGTACAGTCTCACTAATTCATCAAACTTTGTACTTCGGATCATTCTGTTGTTGACTCTTAAAACTGACCAACTTCATCTTGCTGCAGGGGAATCTTGAGACCAGCAACAAATGCCAAGACTTTGAGTTTAATGACTGATGTAAGCTCTCTTTGGCTCAGATACACATTGATATTTTAACTGAAACCCGTTAGttttactgtttttttcttatgtgtGCTATTAGAATGCTCGAAACTGCCTTGCCGGTTGTGTAGTTGAGACTATTGACAAAGATGCTGCCCAAAACCTTGTCCCCAATCTATGCTTGCCTTTGAACTCCGCCTTCTATCTCCCAGGAGCTATGAATGTTAATCCGCAGCGCTATCTCCAGGTTTGGATAGACATAACAAATACACTTCATGAGTTTATCTGTTTTTATGTTTACTGAGTCTTTTTCTCTCTCGTAGGCACTCTTTCAAGCATGCAAAAACTCAGCAAGGGAATCACTTGGAAGGACAAACATAACTTTGGTGAAGAGATCTATAGATGATGTGCTTGAACTTGAAGgtgaattattttttcttagGTTCTTATGCTCTTACTATTTGAAACAAGATTCTTATATCTTTAGCCATAAGCTGTATGAAAACATCCTAGTAGAGTATCTATGTTTCTAGTCCTTGAATGCCCACACAGTTAGAGAGTTGGTATGAACAGCTTTTGGGTTGTATCTGTAGGAGAATATGATGCTGTTGTAATATGTCTTGGATCCAAGCTAAACTTTCTTCCTCGGCTCACTGGAAAGCTCCCCTTAAGGACATGCCGTGGTGTCATTACTCATCTGCAGTTACACGAAAGTGTCAGGGGAAGTTACCCGGAAGGTGGACCTTCGATATTGTCAGATGCATGGCTCGCGGTTCAGGGACCACGTGACATACACATGGGATCCACATGGGAATGGCAGTCGAGAAACTATTCACCTGATGTCTCAGATGATGAAGCTTCAAAAGCTCTGGCCGAGCTGCTTCCAAAGGCGAGTGCAGTTTATCCAGACATAGACAAGTGGGAGTTTGCAGGAGCAAGGGCGGGTTTGAGAGCAATGCCACCTGTTACAAGCCATGGTTCACTACCGCTCTTGGGATGTATAGACCAGCTCATAGGTGCGACAGAAGGTGGATCTTGCAAGTTTTGGGTGTTTGGAGGGCTTGGATCAAGAGGACTACTCTATCATGGTTGGCTTGGGAAACTTATTGCTAAATCTGTTTTATGTTGTAATGAAGAACTATTACCTTCTGAACTCACTTCTTGGAAGATGAATAATAGAGTGAAAAGTTGAAACAAGTTCTGAATCATTTTCTTTCTATTAAAGTCATTAAACCAAAGAGCATAAGGCGTTTTGTAGCCAAGGTGAGGAGTTACAACTAATCAGATTCCAACTAACAATCAAGTTCACTTTGAAGCTCTAACAAAGCTTGAGAAAGCTGAGGAGTCATCTTGCAGAAGAAGTTGTGGGTTTCCTTGTTCAACAAGGCTTCCGCGATCAAGAACTAGGATACTGTCCAAATCAAGAACCGTCGAGATGCGGTGAGCAATGGTAATGACGGTTACGCCTTTGCACTCACTGGAGATGGCGTTGTGCAGTAGGGAAGCTGTGTAAACATCGATGTTGGCGGTGCATTCGTCAAGACATAGGATCTTAGATGACTTGAGCAGAGCACGTGCAAGGCAGAGAAGCTGTCTCTGCCCAACAGAGAAAGAATCCTTCACATTGGATTCTAACCCTCCTGCACTCTCTACCTCTGCTTTAACTTTACACTTCTCTAAAACCTCCCAGATTCTCCAGTCCTCACTCATCCCAAGAGGATCAAGGTTCTCCCTAAAAGAACCCAGCAACTTCTGTTAGTAAACTGTAACCAAGAACCTGATTGTTGAGTAAAAGCCCTCACCTCAATGATCCTTGAAACAGAAAAGGGCTTTGAGGAACAACAGCGAGGCGAGTACGAAGCTCTCTTACTGGAAGATGGTTTATGTTAACTCCATCAACCATTATCTCCCCACTACAAACAGGGTTAAGCCGGAGAAGTGCATTCAATATGGAAGATTTTCCAGCACCAGTTCTTCCAATAACTCCCACCTGATAACAACATTGTTCTTTCATGACACAACAAAACTCAAGTCTGCTTACAGACAATAGACATGTATCTATTTACCTGCATGCCTCCTTGGATTCTAAAAGAAATGTGGTTGAGTGCAGGAGGCAGAGTTGAGTTGTACCTCATTGTCACATTATGAAACTCAACCAATCCTTGAACTGGCCACTTACCGTTCAAAGATTGCTGACCGGAAACTTCTTCTTGTGGCACATCCATGTACTATTATTACACACAAGAGAGAATGGTTCATGTATTGGTAACACTAATATAATGCAACTAATCAGAATCATTACCTGGAGAACCCTTTCAACAGAAACCatttccttttttgtttcagTAAAACTTGTTAAGAAACTTCCTAACAGAGAAACAAGTGGAGCTGCATAGGAGAGTGCCAATCCCACCTGTGaattcaatttatatatttatatgcttTCACTTTgctataaaaatttatgtaaacTAAAGTTCCTCACCAGTCCAGGTGTACCAAAGCTGATTGGAAAGCTTCCCTGGGAGCCGATAACAGCCATTACAGCCACAAATAAAACAATCATTGCTCCTAAGAGCTGCACCATTTTATAAACTTAACACGAGTACAATGATGATCTTAAACTCAAAAAAGAAAGCTAGAGAAGCAGATTTTCTTTAAGTGTACCTGAAGACGCAAGGAGAGCCACAAGCTTGCAATGATCTCTGAGTAAGAAGTCCGCTGGTATAATGTCAAGTGCTCAATAAATCTAGCTACGAAATGCTCCTGTTACACATGGGAAATGAATCAATCATAACAACAGCAACTCCTCTTGAAGCAGAAATAAAAAGCTTACCTCTGAGTTAAAAGCCCTTATAGTTGAGGATCCATCAAGTGTCTCGGTGAAAGATGCATAGATTGGTGATCTTGAAACACTGTCCAACCTTCGTAGCTCCCTTGATGTTGACCTGTAGAAGAcctgaaattttttttacattttagtaaaaaaaaaactatcaacttttctctttaaaaaaaaaaacaaataatgaagCAAAAGTACCTGAAGCTTGCTGTATATATACCAAAATGGCAGAAGCAGAAGCAGGAACAGAACCTATATGCATATAACATTACTAATGTTAACAACTCCTTTCCAACAAAGACAGATGAATATATCACTTTTGAGGTTGTGAAGAAACCTGAACATAAGACAACACTAGAACAATCCCTAACAAGCCAACAAAATTTGCTAGAAGAATGTTGAGGATGAACGGGAGAGAGTCATCGATTGTATATAGATCAGAGGAGAACCTGAAGATATGAACCAAAGAAAAAACGAGGTTAAGATTAAgaacaatatatatacacaaaccAAAGAGTTTTCTCTTGTGTCTAACCTGTTGAGTATTCTTCCACTTGGTGTCTGATCAAAGAACTGTATAGGTGCATTTATAAGCTTACAGATTAATGCACTATGAACACGTACTGCTGCTTTTAGTCCTCCATATGCAAACGAGAATGCTCTCACCAAGGTTAGTATTGAGTTAATGATGCAAAAGATACAAAGAACCATCTGCAAGATTAGTAGTAACTTTAAAACTCAAATAAACGCAGAGAAACAGAGTtactaattttttgttttgtttgacaAATACCAGATAGAACGAGGTTGAGTGATGTGTGACTTCTCTTGCAGTCTTATCAACCCAATAAGATAACCACAAATCATTACCATTACGGGAAGCTTGCATCAGAACCGCTGAAACCAATATCACAATCGTAATGAACCAACCAGAAAACACAGCATAGCTCCTGCAAGAACAGATTAACAGTTTTACTTACCTGATATACAAGCAATCAAAATGAACATGGTTAAAGACAAATTGTTTTACCTATAAACCGCTACTTCAACTCGgccttcttttctctcttccaCTTTGACAGTATCTGCAGCTTCGCTACTAACTTCATCTACATCATCTTTCTTGATAGAATaaaattcttttcttttgttggtcAAGTGCTTTGAGGATGACATATCAAACTCATTGGATGATGACAGTGATGGGAAGATGGATTTAGGCATGTCGGTAACAGTTCCAAACCATTTCACTTCTCCTTTGTCCATCACAACAACCATATCTGCACAAGATATCGC
This window contains:
- the LOC130505635 gene encoding SH3 domain-containing protein 3, producing the protein MDAFRRQASKLRDQVAKQQLAVIKQFSGTGYESSDVMVIDELEMQRHHQLEKLYRSTRSAKEFQREVIKAAETFTSIGLRHIEAGTKLAEDCCKYGTENSQNIDENILAKAAAIYGDARKHVEKEQEDFNKLLSSQVLDPLRAMVVGSPLEDARHLAQRYSRMRQEAETHAAEVSRRQVRVREAPIPENVAKLQLAEAKMQELKANMAVLGKEATAALAAVESQQHRLTFQRLVAMVEGEKNYHLRIAAVLSDIEAEMVTEKQHKESAPPAIPTENSSEKTSYFLAEVVHPFSAASEKELDLYKGDYVVVRKVSESGWAEGECKGKAGWFPMAYIEKRQRLPTTNFAAEVY
- the LOC130505633 gene encoding suppressor protein SRP40-like isoform X1; translation: MPPGAKKRKAAKKKQQQQQEASSTQTNLIPTNHGEVIIPLLNSSEEDSVRSTDKDSDERIEIADSSRDHDKNSTSSSSSSSSSDDESSEVKKKKKKESGESVSEAITANVIVESIGLMDSATPSDPNTEKVIEIATVGTVVSAENEESSLPKPNEITAEVSLASDEVKQASSSATTAVKKETEGKASSLAPEVSKESDATTSSHEEEGSVGPTHGVAERTSWLSCCGLFDVVTGSSR
- the LOC130505633 gene encoding suppressor protein SRP40-like isoform X2, which encodes MPPGAKKRKAAKKKQQQQQEASSTQTNLIPTNHDSSEEDSVRSTDKDSDERIEIADSSRDHDKNSTSSSSSSSSSDDESSEVKKKKKKESGESVSEAITANVIVESIGLMDSATPSDPNTEKVIEIATVGTVVSAENEESSLPKPNEITAEVSLASDEVKQASSSATTAVKKETEGKASSLAPEVSKESDATTSSHEEEGSVGPTHGVAERTSWLSCCGLFDVVTGSSR
- the LOC130505633 gene encoding suppressor protein SRP40-like isoform X3, yielding MDSSEEDSVRSTDKDSDERIEIADSSRDHDKNSTSSSSSSSSSDDESSEVKKKKKKESGESVSEAITANVIVESIGLMDSATPSDPNTEKVIEIATVGTVVSAENEESSLPKPNEITAEVSLASDEVKQASSSATTAVKKETEGKASSLAPEVSKESDATTSSHEEEGSVGPTHGVAERTSWLSCCGLFDVVTGSSR
- the LOC108855403 gene encoding uncharacterized protein LOC108855403, encoding MTSVFPRCLVSSSTSSSASISLPNRPPLRYAVLGAGFAGISVAWHLLKDCPKEVSLSVDVYDEVGIGGGASGVSGGLLHPYSPKGKLLWHGAECWRECLELLSVAETAAASSSSDAVEKGDCNQGFGNFMVRRRGILRPATNAKTLSLMTDNARNCLAGCVVETIDKDAAQNLVPNLCLPLNSAFYLPGAMNVNPQRYLQALFQACKNSARESLGRTNITLVKRSIDDVLELEGEYDAVVICLGSKLNFLPRLTGKLPLRTCRGVITHLQLHESVRGSYPEGGPSILSDAWLAVQGPRDIHMGSTWEWQSRNYSPDVSDDEASKALAELLPKASAVYPDIDKWEFAGARAGLRAMPPVTSHGSLPLLGCIDQLIGATEGGSCKFWVFGGLGSRGLLYHGWLGKLIAKSVLCCNEELLPSELTSWKMNNRVKS
- the LOC130505636 gene encoding ABC transporter C family member 13 translates to MQCLWVNTASRSGFSEGEIQTFMSVDADRIVNLCNSLHDMWSLPLQIGIALYLLYTQVKFAFLSGLAITILLIPVNKWISVLIASATEKMMKLKDERIRKTGELLTNIRTLKMYGWDNWFADWLKETRATEVTHLATRKYLDAWCVFFWATTPTLFSLCTFGLFALMGHQLDAATVFTCLALFNSLISPLNSFPWVINGLIDAFISTRRVGKFLRCLEHNKDSSTDSGLISEDLAVFVEDASCSWSSNVEEERSLTIKHVNLRVPKGSFVAIIGEVGSGKTSLLNSLLGEMQCVHGSILLNGSVAYVPQVPWILSGTVRENILFGKTFDSKRYLDTLSACALDVDISLMVGGDMAFIGDKGLNLSGGQRARLALARAVYHGSDLYLLDDVLSAVDSQVGCCILQKALLGPLLNKKTRIMCTHSVQAISCADMVVVMDKGEVKWFGTVTDMPKSIFPSLSSSNEFDMSSSKHLTNKRKEFYSIKKDDVDEVSSEAADTVKVEERKEGRVEVAVYRSYAVFSGWFITIVILVSAVLMQASRNGNDLWLSYWVDKTAREVTHHSTSFYLMVLCIFCIINSILTLVRAFSFAYGGLKAAVRVHSALICKLINAPIQFFDQTPSGRILNRFSSDLYTIDDSLPFILNILLANFVGLLGIVLVLSYVQVLFLLLLLPFWYIYSKLQVFYRSTSRELRRLDSVSRSPIYASFTETLDGSSTIRAFNSEEHFVARFIEHLTLYQRTSYSEIIASLWLSLRLQLLGAMIVLFVAVMAVIGSQGSFPISFGTPGLVGLALSYAAPLVSLLGSFLTSFTETKKEMVSVERVLQYMDVPQEEVSGQQSLNGKWPVQGLVEFHNVTMRYNSTLPPALNHISFRIQGGMQVGVIGRTGAGKSSILNALLRLNPVCSGEIMVDGVNINHLPVRELRTRLAVVPQSPFLFQGSLRENLDPLGMSEDWRIWEVLEKCKVKAEVESAGGLESNVKDSFSVGQRQLLCLARALLKSSKILCLDECTANIDVYTASLLHNAISSECKGVTVITIAHRISTVLDLDSILVLDRGSLVEQGNPQLLLQDDSSAFSSFVRASK